In one Flavobacteriales bacterium genomic region, the following are encoded:
- a CDS encoding fibrobacter succinogenes major paralogous domain-containing protein, giving the protein MRHPFITRALPGALSLLCLFSCAKDNEEQAAAGGGGTTPPPPPPASTSFVPVELIHDSITDIDGNQYYTVLIGTQEWMAQNLRTTRYRDGSAIPYVPDNAEWTALDTGAWCNYVNNAIYDSPWGKLYNWYAAAAPNICPEGWHVPTLWEYDTLRTYLGGSTVAGGKMKSTSTQLTFGWMGGNAGATNESGFTALPNGRRSFDGAYDVTPGHHAYFWTSTPQSTGYSYRYRLWTGDSTFSQGTDINRYGFCIRCLKD; this is encoded by the coding sequence ATGCGCCATCCGTTCATCACCCGTGCGCTTCCCGGAGCGCTGAGCCTCCTCTGCCTCTTCTCCTGTGCGAAGGACAACGAGGAGCAGGCCGCTGCCGGCGGCGGCGGCACCACGCCACCGCCCCCGCCGCCGGCATCCACCTCCTTCGTGCCGGTGGAGCTCATCCACGACAGCATCACCGACATCGATGGCAACCAGTACTACACCGTGCTCATCGGCACGCAGGAGTGGATGGCGCAGAACCTGCGCACCACGCGCTACCGCGATGGCAGCGCCATCCCCTATGTGCCCGACAATGCCGAGTGGACCGCATTGGACACCGGAGCCTGGTGCAACTACGTGAACAACGCCATCTACGACTCTCCGTGGGGCAAGCTGTACAACTGGTACGCCGCCGCAGCGCCGAACATCTGCCCCGAGGGCTGGCACGTGCCCACGCTGTGGGAGTACGACACGCTCAGGACCTATCTGGGCGGCAGCACTGTGGCCGGGGGGAAGATGAAGTCCACCTCCACGCAGCTCACCTTCGGGTGGATGGGGGGCAACGCCGGTGCCACCAACGAAAGCGGCTTCACCGCGTTGCCGAACGGCCGCCGCAGCTTCGACGGCGCGTACGATGTAACGCCGGGGCACCACGCCTACTTCTGGACGTCCACCCCGCAAAGCACGGGTTACAGCTACCGCTACCGGCTCTGGACCGGCGACAGCACCTTCAGCCAAGGGACCGACATCAACAGGTACGGCTTCTGCATCCGCTGCCTGAAGGATTGA
- a CDS encoding zeta toxin family protein encodes MEHRIDGSVFVLTNGRHLEHFAQLIAAYLCERLLERRIQFSFETVFSHASKLALMARAQKAGYKVYLYFIATNSPEINVDRVRIRVDSGGHNVPRTKIIDRYGKSLAQLLPAIELCYHAFIFDNSTAFEGGTGEPLMFAEMKQTSTGLNWAWDTQRIPDWFIRAYLIASGEAVYLDIARTVIAERSPGR; translated from the coding sequence GTGGAGCACCGCATCGACGGATCCGTTTTCGTGCTCACGAATGGCCGTCATCTGGAGCATTTCGCCCAGCTGATCGCCGCTTACCTGTGCGAGCGATTGCTGGAACGGCGGATCCAGTTCTCCTTCGAGACCGTATTCAGCCATGCGAGCAAGCTGGCTCTCATGGCACGTGCGCAGAAAGCCGGATACAAGGTGTACCTCTATTTCATCGCCACCAACTCTCCGGAGATCAATGTGGACCGGGTCCGGATCCGAGTGGATTCCGGTGGGCATAACGTGCCGCGCACCAAAATCATTGACCGCTATGGCAAGTCGCTGGCCCAACTCCTTCCAGCCATCGAGCTCTGCTATCATGCCTTCATCTTCGACAACTCAACGGCATTCGAAGGGGGCACCGGCGAGCCGCTCATGTTCGCCGAGATGAAGCAGACCTCCACGGGCCTCAACTGGGCTTGGGATACCCAGCGCATCCCGGATTGGTTCATCCGGGCGTATCTGATCGCCAGCGGAGAGGCAGTCTATCTGGATATTGCGCGTACCGTGATCGCCGAGCGGAGCCCAGGGCGATAG
- a CDS encoding phospholipase D-like domain-containing protein yields the protein MASFLTATDSSAAIERVIREASGALTLISAFVFPRIVHLQRLQDAGESGVEITILFGKKPMDQGVFRDLRELPNMRLYFLKELHAKCYFNEREGVVTSLNLLGGSERHNREMGVLLRADADAEAYAAMCKEARSIVRVADLIHSTVPDRKLDAPRMEWSKRAEAIPTTLDAEGRELNSIDKIRRKHPRAYLRWTPEEDALILEMLDKGMARLAISEVLQRQPSAIASRIQRLRP from the coding sequence ATGGCCAGCTTCCTCACCGCTACCGACAGCAGTGCCGCCATCGAGCGCGTCATCCGCGAGGCGAGCGGCGCGCTCACCCTCATCAGCGCCTTCGTCTTCCCGCGCATCGTGCACCTGCAACGCCTGCAGGACGCCGGGGAGAGCGGCGTGGAGATCACCATCCTCTTCGGCAAGAAGCCCATGGACCAGGGCGTGTTCCGCGACCTTCGGGAGCTGCCCAACATGCGCCTCTATTTCCTGAAAGAGCTCCATGCCAAGTGCTACTTCAACGAACGGGAGGGCGTTGTGACCAGCTTGAACCTGCTGGGCGGCTCCGAGCGGCACAACCGCGAGATGGGCGTGCTGCTGCGGGCCGATGCCGATGCGGAGGCCTATGCGGCCATGTGCAAGGAGGCGCGCAGCATCGTGCGGGTGGCGGACCTCATCCACAGCACCGTGCCCGACCGCAAGCTGGACGCGCCGCGCATGGAATGGAGCAAGCGGGCCGAGGCCATTCCCACCACGCTGGATGCGGAGGGCAGGGAGCTGAACAGCATCGACAAGATCCGTCGCAAGCATCCGCGCGCCTACCTCCGCTGGACCCCCGAGGAGGATGCCCTGATCCTGGAGATGCTGGACAAGGGCATGGCGCGGCTGGCGATCAGCGAGGTGCTGCAGCGGCAGCCTTCGGCCATCGCATCGCGCATCCAACGCTTGCGTCCGTGA